From Medicago truncatula cultivar Jemalong A17 chromosome 7, MtrunA17r5.0-ANR, whole genome shotgun sequence, a single genomic window includes:
- the LOC11429763 gene encoding serine/threonine-protein kinase haspin homolog has translation MSSSSMSSSSKSTASNFENPPPPPTSLDLWSQIVAEENQHYDNQIDIVFRRRKPRNDPNNVNSKNSHDIPRRPSRVSFADPIKRVSWKRSLSTRGRTSIAVGASLVYRPELKKDRRKGKPPTHPKGNNAKPANFDKERLYFQEVDAFELMEESPSPKKVGSWIAGNVTDDVPLPSICSRLEKWLHARRLNPRSGPSSTLSKILDTPTMKLETIYDRNDSDFRLRSLDRSEMEFETIYDLDHSSSDFRLRSMDQSELSNSQLQNLKTRETRSSNDAILIRSESCEDIEAGVKKLSLTSTSSSFDDHNNSFAVLLETCGQSAPSMLEDLFSRYSGSETVVKVGEGTYGEAFKVGNCVCKIVPFDGDFRVNGEVQKRSVELLEEVFLSQTLNQLRGSDGVSNNLCRTFIESIEFRVCQGLYDADLIRAWEDWDRKHNSENDHPKEFPEQQCYMVFVQQHGGKDLESFVLLNIDEARTLLVQVAAGLAVAESAFEFEHRDLHWGNILVSRSDDSATLQFTLDGKNLLVETYGLIISIIDFTLSRISTGGSILFLDLSSDPDLFKGPKGDKQSETYRRMKAVTEDWWEGSFPKTNVLWLVYLVDILLTKKSFERTSKDERDLRSLKKRLDKYASAKEAILDPFFTNMFVESDMA, from the exons ATGTCATCGTCATCAATGAGCAGCAGCAGTAAAAGCACGGCTTCCAACTTTGAGAACCCTCCACCACCACCCACTTCCCTTGATTTATGGTCACAAATCGTCGCCGAAGAAAACCAACACTACGATAATCAAATCGACATCGTTTTCCGCAGAAGAAAACCTCGCAATGACCCAAATAATGTTAACTC AAAAAACTCCCATGATATTCCCCGGCGTCCAAGTCGAGTGAGTTTCGCTGACCCAATTAAGAGAGTTAGTTGGAAACGCTCTCTCTCTACCAG AGGGAGGACAAGTATAGCAGTTGGTGCTTCTTTGGTTTACCGACCTGAGCTAAAGAAAGACCGAAGAAAAGGCAAACCACCTACTCATCCCAAA GGAAATAATGCTAAACCTGCAAATTTTGATAAGGAGAGATTGTACTTTCAAGAGGTTGATGCTTTTGAGTTGATGGAGGAGAGTCCCTCTCCGAAAAAAGTTGGCTCATGGATTGCTGGCAATGTGACGGATGATGTCCCATTACCATCAATATGCTCCAGATTAGAAAAATGGTTACATGCCAGAAGATTAAACCCCAGAAGCGGTCCCTCTAGCACACTATCCAAGATCCTTGACACCCCAACAATGAAATTAGAAACCATTTATGATCGCAATGATTCAGATTTCAGATTGAGATCATTGGATCGAAGTGAAATGGAATTCGAAACTATTTATGATCTTGATCACAGTTCTTCAGACTTCAGATTGAGATCAATGGATCAAAGTGAGCTAAGCAATTCACaattacagaatttaaaaacCAGAGAAACTAGAAGTTCAAACGATGCAATTCTTATTAGGAGTGAAAGCTGCGAAGATATTGAAGCTGGTGTAAAGAAACTTTCTCTGACATCAACATCATCCTCATTTGATGACCATAATAATTCGTTTGCTGTTCTATTAGAAACTTGTGGGCAGTCTGCACCATCCATGTTAGAGGATCTGTTTTCTCGGTATAG TGGTTCAGAAACAGTTGTGAAAGTTGGTGAAGGAACATATGGAGAGGCTTTTAAGGTTGGGAATTGTGTATGCAAAATAGTTCCTTTTGATGGGGACTTCAGAGTGAATGGAGAAGTCCAAAAG AGATCGGTAGAATTGCTGGAGGAGGTGTTTCTTAGCCAAACTCTTAATCAATTAAGAGGAAGTGATGGAGTTTCTAATAATCTATGCAGAACATTCATAGAATCCATAGA ATTTAGGGTGTGCCAAGGTCTTTATGATGCGGACCTGATTCGAGCATGGGAAGATTGGGATCGCAAGCATAATTCAGAGAATGATCACCCAAAGGAGTTTCCAGAGCAACAG TGTTACATGGTCTTCGTACAACAACATGGGGGCAAGGATCTTGAAAGTTTTGTGCTCCTTAATATTGACGAGGCAAGGACTTTACTGGTTCAG GTTGCAGCTGGGCTTGCTGTGGCTGAGTCTGCATTTGAATTTGAACATCGAGATCTTCACTG GGGAAATATACTTGTCAGCCGAAGTGATGATTCTGCAACGTTGCAGTTCACTCTTGACGGCAAAAACTTGTTAGTCGAAACGTATGGATTAATAATATCTATTATTGACTTCACTCTATCAAGAATAAGCACAG GTGGTAGCATACTGTTCTTAGATCTTTCCTCCGATCCTGACCTATTTAAAGGCCCAAAAGGAGACAAACAG TCGGAAACATATCGGAGGATGAAGGCGGTGACTGAAGATTGGTGGGAAGGAAG TTTCCCTAAAACAAATGTGTTATGGTTGGTCTACTTGGTAGACATACTCCTCACGAAGAAATCATTT GAACGAACTTCAAAGGATGAGAGAGATCTACGCTCCTTGAAGAAACGTCTTGACAAGTATGCTTCGGCCAAGGAAGCAATTCTTGATCCTTTCTTCACCAACATGTTTGTTGAGTCTGACATGGCTTAA